One Triticum dicoccoides isolate Atlit2015 ecotype Zavitan chromosome 3B, WEW_v2.0, whole genome shotgun sequence genomic window, gtggcatcatgagctaagtctattgcgtagattctttgcacgagtagaacacaaagtagttgtgggcgttgatgttgttcaatatgcttaccgttactagtccaatcttgtttcgacggtattgtgggatgaagcggcccggaccgaccttacacgtactcttacgtgagacaggttccaccgattgacatgcacttggtgcataaggtggctagcgggtgccagtctcccccactttagtcggaacggattcgatgaaaagggtccttatgaagggtaaatagcaattggcatatcacgttgtggtcttgcgtaggtaagaaacgttcttgctagaaacccatagcagccacgtaaaaaatgcaacaacaattagaggacgtctaacttgtttttgcagggtatgctatgtgatgtgatatggccaagaagaatgtgatgaatgatatgtgatgtatgagattgatcatgttcttgtaataggattcacgacttgcatgtcgatgagtatgacaaccggcaggagccataggagttgtctttatttattgtatgacctgcgtgtcattgaagaacgccatgtaaactactttactttattgctaaacgcgttagtcatagaagtagaagtagtcgttggcgtgacaactttatgaagacacgatgatggagatcatgatgatggagatcatggtgtcgtgccggtgacgatgatgatcatggagccccgaagatgaagatcaaaaggagcaaaatgatattggccatatcatgtcactatttgattgcatgtgatgtttatcatgtttatgcatcttgtttgcttaggacgacggtagtaaataagatgatcccttacaaaatttcaagaagtgttctcccctaactgtgcaccgttgctacagttcgtcgcttctaagcaccacgtgatgatcgggtgtgatggattcttacgttcacatacaacgggtgtaagacagttttacacagcgaaaacacttagggttaacttgacgagcctagcatgtgcagacatggcctcggaacacggagaccgaaaggtcgagcatgagtcgtatggtagatacgatcaacatgaagatgttcaccgatgatgactagtccgtctcacgtgatgatcggacacggcgtagttgactcggatcatgtgatcacttagatgaccagagggatgtctatctaagtgggagttcataagatgaacttaattatcctgaacatagtcaaaagaccttttgcaaattatgccgtaagctcgcgctttagttccactgtttagatatgttcctagagaaaatatagttgaaagttgatagtagcgattatgcgatcagtagaaagcttatgtccttaatgcaccgctcagtgtgctgaaccccaacgtcgtttgtcgatgttgcgaacatcggacatacacgttttgataactacgtgatagttcaattaaatggtttaagtagaggcaccaaagacgttttcaaaacgtcgcggaacatatgagatgtttcgagggctgaaattgggatttcaggctcgtgcccacgtcaagaggtataagacctccacgattttcttagcctgcaaactaagggagaaaagctcaatcgttgagcttgtgctcagattgtctgagcacaacaatcacttgaatcgagtgggagttgatcctccagatgagatagtgatgtttccccaaagtcattgccaccaagctgctagagcttcctgattaactataacatatcagggatagatatgatgatccttgaaatattcatgatgtttgacaccgcgaaagtagaaatcaagaaggagcatcaattgttgatggttggtgaaaccactagtttcaagaagggcaagggaacaaagggatacttcatgaaacggcaattcagctgctgctctagtgaagaaacccaaggttgaacccaaacccgagactaagtgcttctgtaataaggggaacaaccactggagcagcattaccctagatacttggtagatgagaaggctggcaaggtcgatagaagtatattggatatacattatgttaatgtgtactttactagtactcctagtagcaccagggtattggataccggttcggttgctaaatgttagtaactcgaaataaaagttacggaataaacggagactagctaaaggtgagctgacgatatatgttggaagtgtttccaaggttgatatgatcaagcatcgcacgctccctctaccaccgagattggtgtttgcattgagcatagacatgattggattatgtctatcgcaatacggttattcatttaaggagaataatggttactctatttttgaataataccttcaatggtcttgcacctaaaggaatggtttattgaatctcggccgtagtgatacacattttcatgccaaaagatataagatagtaatgatagtaccacttacttgtggcactgccatgtaagtcataatggtataaaacgcatgaagaagctccatgttgatggatctttggactcactcgtttttgaaaagtttgagacatgcgaaccatgtctattggtgtatatgcatgaagaaactccatgcaaatggatcgttcggactcacttgattttgaatcacttgagatatgcaaatcataccacatgggcaagatgactgaaaagcctcattttcagtaagatggaacaagatagcaacttgttggaagtaacacattttgatgtgtgcagtcaaatgagtgctgaggcatgcagtgaatatcattatgttcttacttcacagatgattcgagtaaatgttgagtatatttacttgatgaaacacaagtctgaattattgaatggttcaagtaatttcagagtgaagtagcagatcattgtgacaagaggataaaatgtctatgatatgatcatagagatgaatatctgagttacgagttttggcacacaattaagacattgtggaaattgtttcgcaattaataccgcctggaacaccataatgtgatggtgtgtccgaacatcatagttgcaccctattggatatggtgcgtaccatgatgtctcttatcgaattaccactatcgttcatgggttaggcattagagacaaccacattcactttaaaatagggcaccacataattccgatgagatgacaccgtatgaattatggtttagagaaacctaagttgtcgtttcttaaaagtttggggctgcgacgcttgtatgaaaaagtttcaagttgataagctcgaacccaaagcggataaaatgcatcttcataggaaacccaaaacagttgggtatacctcctaattcagatccgaaagcaatatggattgtttctagaatcgggtcctttctcgaggaaaagtttctctcgaaagaattgagtgggaggatggtggagacttgatgaggttattgaaccgtctcttcaactagtgtgtgacagggcacagggagttgttcctgtggcacctacaccaattgaagtggaagcttatgatattgatcatgaaacttcggatcaagtcactcccaaacctcgtaggatgacaaggatgcgtactacttcagagtggtacgtaatcctgtcttgaaggtcatgttgctagaaaacaatgaacctacgagctatggagaagcgatggtgggcccggattccgataaatggcttgaggccataaaatccgagagaggatccatgtatgaaaacaaagtgtagactttggcagaacggctcgatggtcgtaaggctaatgagtacagatggatttcaaaaggaagacggacaatgatggtaaatgtcaccattaagaaagctcaccttgtcgctaagatgttttccgacaagttcaaggagttgactacgatgagattttctcactcgtagcgatgctaagagtctgttggaattatattagcgattactgcattatttatgaaatcttgcagataggatgtcaaaacattgtttcctcgacgattttaatgaggaaaggttgtatgtgatacaaccggaaggttttgtcaatcccgaaagatgctaataagtatgcaaagctccagcaatccttctaaggactggagtgagcatctcggagttggaatgtatgctttgatgatgatcaaaaattttgggtttgtataaagtttatgagaaacttgtatttccaaagaagtgagtgggagcactatagaatttctgatgagtatatgttgttgacatattgttgatcagaaatgacatagaatttctggaaagcatatagggttattttgaaagtgttttcaatggaaagcctggattaagctacttgaacattgagcatcaagatctataaggatagatcaaaattcttaataatactttcaaatgagcacataccttgacatgatcttgaaggtgttcaagatggaccagtcaaagaaggagttcttgcctgagttgtaaggtacgaagttaagacttaaagctcgaccaaggcagaatagagagaaaggacgaaggtcgccccctatgcttaagacgtaggctcttcagtatgctatgctgtgtaccgcacctgaagtgtgccttgccatgagtcagtcaaggggtacaagagtgatccaagaatggctcacaggacagcggtcaaagttatccttagtaactagtggactaaggaattttcttgattatggaggtggtaaaagagttcgtcgtaaaggttacgacgatgcaagcttgacacccatccggatagctctgagtagagagaccggatacatataatggagcaataatttagaatagctccaagtagaacagttgtttggaatagctccaaatagagcgtggtagctgcatctaggagatgacatagagatttgtaaagcacacacggatctgaaaggttcagacccgttgactaaaacctctctcacaagcaacatgatcaaacataaaactcattgagtgttaatcacatagtgatgtgaactagactactgactctagtaaactcttgggtattagtcacatggcgatgtgacctgtgagtgttaatcatatggcgatgtgaactagattattgactctagtgcaagtgggagactgttggaaatatgccctagaggcaataataaaagtattattattatatttccttgttcatgataattgtcttttattcatgctataactgtattatccggaaatcgtaatacacgtgtgaatacatagaccacaatatgtccctagtgagcctctagttgactagctcgttgtgatcaacagatagtcatggtttcctggctatggacattggatgtcgttgataacgggatcacatcattaggagaatgatgtgatggacaagacctaatcctaagactagcacaaaagatcgtgtagttcatttgctagagctttgccaatgtcaagtatctcttccttcgacaatgagagcgtgtaactcctggataccgtaggagtgctttgggtgtatcaaacgtcacaacgtaactgggtgactataaaggtgcactacaggtatctccgaaagtatctattgttttatgcggatcgagactgggatttgtcactccgtgtaaacggagaggtatctctaggtccactcggtaggacatcatcataggcgcaatgtgaccaaggagttgatcacgggatgatgtgttacggaacgagtaaagtgacttgcccgtaacgagattgaacaaggtattggataccgacgatcgaatatcgggcaagtaacataccgatagacaaagggaattgaatacgggattgattaagtccttgacatcgtggttcatctgatgagatcatcgtggaacatgtgggagccatcatgggtatccagatcccgctgttggttattgaccggagaacgtctcggtcatgtctacatgtctcccgaacccgtagggtctacacacttaaggttcgatgacgctagggttataaaggaagtttgtatgtggttactgaatgttgttcggagtcccggatgagatcccggacgtcacgaggagttccggaatggtccggaggtaaagatttatatatgggaagtcctattttggccaccgaaaaatgttcgggatttttcggtattgtaccgggaaggttctagaaggttccggagtgaggcccacctgcatggggggacccacatggacgtgggtagtgggggcaaggccccacacccctggtcaaggcgcaccaagatccccccttagaaggaataagatcatatcccgaagggataagatcaagatccctaaaaaggggggataacaatcggtggggaaggaaataatgagatttctttcctcccaccttggccaacgccccaatggacttggagggcaagaaaccagcccctccacccctatatatagtggggaggcgcatgggagctatacacgaagttctggcgcagccctccccctctcacaagtactcctcctctcccgcggtgcttggcgaagccctgcaggattgccacgctcctccaccaccaccacgccgttgtgctgctgctggatggagtcttcctcaacctctccctctctccttgctggatcaaggcttgggagacgtcaccgggctgtatgtgtgttgaacgcggaggtgccgtgcgttcggcacttgatcatcggtgatttgaatcacgacgagtacgactccatcaaccccgttcacttgaacgcttccgcttagcaatctacaagggtatgtagatgcactctctttctactcgttgctggtctctccatagatagatcttggtgacacgtaggaaaattttgaatttctgctacgttccccaacagatcctgGCTCTGCCAATAATATATATAGCTATCTTGCTTAACTTTTCATCATGTATGATAAAAACGTGAGGCTCTAGTTACATCTCCACTCTGAACTTTATTGCCTCATGGGTTGTATGCAGACTCAGCATGGACTCCCTTCATCTCGTGCACGTCAAGCTTCTGGCTTCCGACATTCTCACGCTAACTCCCCAACATACATCGCCGCCTTCCTTTGTTTGTTGTGGCCGTACAGTTGTTCGTGCCGAAGTTGTCGGGGTTGTTGTTTCACGTGACCGCAGGGAGAAGTTTCTCCGCTTCCTGGTCGATGATGGCACTGCTTGTGTACCATGTGTCCTGTGGCTGAACCACCAGTACCtgaatgcaaacagttcatccgattcTGATCCAACTGGAGAGATGGCATTGAAAATGTCGGAGGTCGTATGCCTGGGCACCCTGTTGAGGGTTCGTGGGAGGATTGTCATGTACCGTGGTGCAATTCAAATTGTTGTTAGAGACGTGGTTCTAGAGGAAGACCCTAATGTGGAGGTTCTACATTGGTTACAGTGTGTTCACATGGCCAAGGAATGTTATGATTTGCCACTACCTTCTGCTTGAGGTTTGCCTTGGAGGATCTTATGCTCTGTGTTTCTTTCTGTGGTTACTGTTGAGCCAAACATCGTTAATCAAATGCCTTTTTTGGTTAACTGCATTCGATTTACTTCATTTATTCATTAGGGTCAGTTGCAACTGCTTTATAAGGTATAATGCAGAGGCCCCTAGTGATAGCACACAGCACTTGGGTGAAGTAACCAAGGTTTAGTCAGCCCTGGAGTTGCGCCTCATAGACTATTCTATAGACTAGTCTTGACTAGTCCTTCGACTCGTAGTCCATGAAAGTAATGAGTGGGTCCCTCGTTCTGAATGGTACAGAGAAAGTATGGTGTAGTCTCTGCTTTCTTTGTCTTACCATCACCTAGTCACCTTCCTGGCATTTACAACTATCAAGTTGATAGGCTGATAGATAGTGATGTATTAGAATCCATTCCACCAGTCGAGCCACATGGTATTGAAATACTGCCCTCCGTTCACACTTCACTGTCTATATCAACTATTGACAAAGAAGGAAATGGAACAGCAGTTCGCCTATTTCAACTGCAAGGTTAGTTTTTGTAATTCACTCTAAATTTTCCTCTGTCTTCTCCACCCAATCATATCCCCTTCTCTGCTCCTGATTCCTCATCACTTGTTAACTCAAAGAAGTGAGTAAGTATGCATCTGCCTTTTCTCCACTTGGTCATCATCATGCTCCTGATTCCTTGGCCCTTCAGTTCAGTGCTTCCGTGCGCACCTGTCGGTGTGCTTGTCCCTGGCATGAGACTCGCTCCTGGCAAAACTCTCACCTCGGACCAAGGTTCGTTCGCCTTAGACTTCTTTACCCCCTCAAATTCAACTAAAAATACATATGTTGGCATATGGTTCAACGATATCCGGTTGCGCACTGTCGTCTGGGTTGCCAACCGCGATAATCCGATCACCGATGCTTCATCCGCGGTGCTTACTATGACCGGCAactctagccttgtgttgtctgaAACCAATGGCCACCACATACTTTGGATGGCAAGAACAATCACTGGCGGCAACTCTTCAGCCAAACTTCTCAACAATGGAAATCTTGTAGTCCAATCATCAGACGGCGCCATGTTATGGCAGAGCTTCAAAAACCCAAGCGACACCGTCCTTCCTGGCATGCCTATGCGGACGACCCACAAGACACACCCACCATGGCGGATCATCTCTTGGAAGGGCCCTGAAGACCCGTCAAAGGGCAGGTTCTCTGGTGGGAATGACCTTGGCACTCCCCTACAGTTCTTTGTCTGGAATGGGTCAGTGCCATACTTCCGTGCTGCTGTGTGGAACGGCTATGTATCCTCCAACGTGGGCCTCCAGGCCGTTAGTCCACTCATGTATTTGACAATTTACATGGGCACCGATGGTGAGACCTATTCAACATTTGGACTATCAGATGGCTCCTCCAGGATAATTTACAAGGTTGACTACTCTGGAAAGACCACGCTATGGAGATGGAATACCAGCTTGACAGATTGGACCCACATTGCACCGTGGCCAGCTTACCGGTGTAATCTCTATGGATACTGTGGTGCATATGGCTACTGCGACAACACACAGGAAATTCCTACATGCAAGCGCCTTGATGGATTTGACCCTAGTAACAAAACAGAGTGGGTTAGAGGCAATTTTTCTCATGGTTGCCAGCGAAAGGAGGAACTGCAGTGCGGTGGGGAGGACAGTTTCTTAACCTTGCCAGCGATGAAGGCACCAGAAAAATTTGTACACCTGTGGAACAAAAGCTATGATGACTGCAAAGTGGAGTGCAGCAAAAATTGCTCATGTGTAGCATATGCTTATGCTAATCTAAGCACCAGCAACATTGATGGGGATGCAACAAGGTGCTTGCTGTGGACCGGGGAGCTGATTGACGTGGAGAAGGGTGGCGCCGTTGGCAATGAGAACCTGTATCTCCGGCTTGCTGCCTTCTCAAGTatgttcctcttttctttcttttttaaacACAAGGACACTCCTCTTTCTATAGCTCTTGTTTATGTTCATCAACGTTTCAGTTTAAGAATTTGTGTGTAACATAAGAAGCAGAGCATGACAACTTGCTGCTTTAACTCGTTAATAAATTGTGAGTTGCTGACACTTTAGCCCCACCATTACATGCAGCAAAATCACTAGAGGGTATTAGTTCTATTCCCATGTTGTTGCCATTTGCTTGGTGTTTGTACTATGTATTGAGCCCAAGTGCACATCGAAAACATTCCTGATGCATTTAAATAAACTATAGGTTACGCGTGATACTCAGACAACACTGTTAAAGTACAAGATTTACAATAAATTGAACCTCATAACATTGTTCCTTTTCAGGGAAAGGGCGAAAGGGCATCGTAATAAAAGTTATaccagcaattttagcaagtttgttGCTGATACTTCTATTGGCATGCCTTGTATGGTTACGCAAGTTTAAAGGTAGATTGATTTAATTTTTGAAGCAGTTTGGAAGACGCATATTGCGGCCTTTTTTTAAGACAACAAAGATGATATTTCTCTTAAGCAAACATGACAAGAATGGAAGACCAAAGAGAATGTTAATGGGGGATTTGCGCATTAGTGATGGACTCGGAGAGGAAACTCATGAACTTCCATTTATTAGCTTTGAGGAAATAGTCGCTGCAACAAACAACTTCTCTATGTCCAATTTGTTAGGAGAATGCGGCTTTGGTAAAGTTTACAAGGTAAATGTAGACACAACAGCGTGTCCCTAATTGCACTGAAATATGAAATTTTTTATCCCTTTTTGCTGTGATTCAAAACTGAACGATACTATTTTGTATCCGTAATTTTCTCCTCGTTGGTATAATGCAGGGGCTCTTACATGGCAACAAAGAAGTTGCTGTTAAAAGGCTCAGTAGAGGTTCTGGGCAGGGGGCAATAGAGTTTAGGAATGAAGTAGTCGTGATTGCTAAACTGCAACACAAAAACCTTGTAAGGCTTGTCTGTTGTGTGCAGGGCGATGAAAAGCTACTTATTTATGAATATCTACCAAACAGAAGCCTGGACACCTTCCTTTTCAGTATGTTCTGATCACAAATGAATTAGCCAACAATCATTTGACACCACATCTTAAATCATAATCCCATACTACTCTTGCAGATTCTGAAAAGAAGTCAATGCTTCACTGGCCGACACGATTCAATATAATAAAAGGAGTGGCTAGGGGGCTACTCTATATCCATCAAGATTCAAGACTGATGATAATTCTTAGGGATCTGAAAAGAAGCAACATTTTGCTAGATGGAGATATGAATCCCAAGATATCTGATTTTGGCATGGCAAGAATCTTTGGTGGAGATGAGCAAC contains:
- the LOC119278603 gene encoding CST complex subunit STN1-like; the protein is MDSLHLVHVKLLASDILTLTPQHTSPPSFVCCGRTVVRAEVVGVVVSRDRREKFLRFLVDDGTACVPCVLWLNHQYLNANSSSDSDPTGEMALKMSEVVCLGTLLRVRGRIVMYRGAIQIVVRDVVLEEDPNVEVLHWLQCVHMAKECYDLPLPSA
- the LOC119278602 gene encoding G-type lectin S-receptor-like serine/threonine-protein kinase B120 isoform X2; translation: MHLPFLHLVIIMLLIPWPFSSVLPCAPVGVLVPGMRLAPGKTLTSDQGSFALDFFTPSNSTKNTYVGIWFNDIRLRTVVWVANRDNPITDASSAVLTMTGNSSLVLSETNGHHILWMARTITGGNSSAKLLNNGNLVVQSSDGAMLWQSFKNPSDTVLPGMPMRTTHKTHPPWRIISWKGPEDPSKGRFSGGNDLGTPLQFFVWNGSVPYFRAAVWNGYVSSNVGLQAVSPLMYLTIYMGTDGETYSTFGLSDGSSRIIYKVDYSGKTTLWRWNTSLTDWTHIAPWPAYRCNLYGYCGAYGYCDNTQEIPTCKRLDGFDPSNKTEWVRGNFSHGCQRKEELQCGGEDSFLTLPAMKAPEKFVHLWNKSYDDCKVECSKNCSCVAYAYANLSTSNIDGDATRCLLWTGELIDVEKGGAVGNENLYLRLAAFSRKGRKGIVIKVIPAILASLLLILLLACLVWLRKFKGKHDKNGRPKRMLMGDLRISDGLGEETHELPFISFEEIVAATNNFSMSNLLGECGFGKVYKGDEKLLIYEYLPNRSLDTFLFNSEKKSMLHWPTRFNIIKGVARGLLYIHQDSRLMIILRDLKRSNILLDGDMNPKISDFGMARIFGGDEQQANTNRVVRTYGYMSPEYAMEGLFSVKSDVYSFGVLLLETVSGLRISSTQNIKEFPNLIIYAWSLWREGLAMDLVDPCVSESCSSEEALCCIHVGLLCVQDDPDARPLMSTVVSTLESRSTPLATPYKPLYFSQRNKVAKRAAHGQDSVDMEALTVIEGR
- the LOC119278602 gene encoding G-type lectin S-receptor-like serine/threonine-protein kinase B120 isoform X1, coding for MHLPFLHLVIIMLLIPWPFSSVLPCAPVGVLVPGMRLAPGKTLTSDQGSFALDFFTPSNSTKNTYVGIWFNDIRLRTVVWVANRDNPITDASSAVLTMTGNSSLVLSETNGHHILWMARTITGGNSSAKLLNNGNLVVQSSDGAMLWQSFKNPSDTVLPGMPMRTTHKTHPPWRIISWKGPEDPSKGRFSGGNDLGTPLQFFVWNGSVPYFRAAVWNGYVSSNVGLQAVSPLMYLTIYMGTDGETYSTFGLSDGSSRIIYKVDYSGKTTLWRWNTSLTDWTHIAPWPAYRCNLYGYCGAYGYCDNTQEIPTCKRLDGFDPSNKTEWVRGNFSHGCQRKEELQCGGEDSFLTLPAMKAPEKFVHLWNKSYDDCKVECSKNCSCVAYAYANLSTSNIDGDATRCLLWTGELIDVEKGGAVGNENLYLRLAAFSRKGRKGIVIKVIPAILASLLLILLLACLVWLRKFKGKHDKNGRPKRMLMGDLRISDGLGEETHELPFISFEEIVAATNNFSMSNLLGECGFGKVYKGLLHGNKEVAVKRLSRGSGQGAIEFRNEVVVIAKLQHKNLVRLVCCVQGDEKLLIYEYLPNRSLDTFLFNSEKKSMLHWPTRFNIIKGVARGLLYIHQDSRLMIILRDLKRSNILLDGDMNPKISDFGMARIFGGDEQQANTNRVVRTYGYMSPEYAMEGLFSVKSDVYSFGVLLLETVSGLRISSTQNIKEFPNLIIYAWSLWREGLAMDLVDPCVSESCSSEEALCCIHVGLLCVQDDPDARPLMSTVVSTLESRSTPLATPYKPLYFSQRNKVAKRAAHGQDSVDMEALTVIEGR